A segment of the Lycium barbarum isolate Lr01 chromosome 7, ASM1917538v2, whole genome shotgun sequence genome:
TGGATATCGCGATTTGATGGACGAAGATGCCGATCTTCCCAACTACAACGAAAAAAATATAGAAACTCAAAATAACAACAAGGGTGATAATAAtaacaccaccaccaacaacaacttcACCGCGTTAAAACCTATACTACGTCGGACAAGGAGTGAACGTAGCGAACGTGTCACGTTCGATAGTGTTTCAATGGCTAATAGTTCATTAGTTGCAGTTCCTCTAAAAAAGAAGGCTGTGGCTGTAGAAAAAGAGAGCTCAATACTTAGTATTTCATTTGAGCCACCAAAACACATGATGAAGAAAAAAGGGAAAGCAAGTTCTGTGATAAGTGGGGCAGAACTAAGggaaaaaccaaaaacaaaagatAAAAAAGGTAAGTCTGGTTCAGTACTAAGTGATTCAATTGTGAGTAAAGAGTCATCTAGTCTTATAAACAGGCCCAAAGATGAAAGGCCCAAGCCCAAAGATAACAATAGGCCCAAAGAGGAAAAGCCCAAGCTCAAACTTATAGAGTTAGAACTTGGTGATAGAGAAAAGCCCACAAATGAAAAGAAGACTAATGGCACTGACTCACCAACCACTAAAGCAGTTGATGAAAAGTCAGTTACAATAAAGCCCAAAAGCTTGGGAATTACTGGGGACTTGCCAAAAGAGAAACAAACAACAGTAATTGGAAAGCCCATGCCAAGAAATGGTGGATTTGATTATGGAGGCCCAAAAGGTCTTGGGCCAGGACATAATGGGAAGTTTGTATTTGGAGGCCCATTTAAGGCCCATTCAATGTGGTCTGATTCAGAAGTTGGGCCTTCACCCTCAGAAGTGGCTGCTGCTATGGCTGAAAAGAAATATCCATTAGAAGAAGAAAAGAGCTCAGTTTTGGATGGTTGGAGTTTAGACGAAAGCGTCGAAGGGCTCCGGTCAAAGCTTGAGAGGTGGCGGACCGAGTTACCGCCTCTATACGATCGAGGGATGGCATCGAGTAGCTACCATTCGACCGGACGCCACACGAGAAGGCACACTGATGGTGGGAGTGGCTTGTTTTCTTGCTTTGGTAACTTTTATGGTTATGAATGCCAATGTATTTGTGGAAAGCCCAAAAGGAAAAGTATGAACCCAAAGTTTCAAAGCCCATCAGTTGCAAGCAGGTCATGGGTGTAAAAAGCCCAAGCCCAAACCTAAAATAAGCTTTGAAGGCCCAACTGTAATTAGGGAAAGGAAAATGAAGGAAAACACATTCTTTGCTATTGTATTTTGAAGGAGAGAACATCCATACTTGAAGATGCCGCTTTACAAAGAGAAAATATTCAGTATTATTGTTTTAATTTAATAAGATGtttgtattattattttttccattttggtttctaagagcccatttggattggctaataagttggtcaaaccagcttataagtcatttttaatttatttgagtgtttgacaaaaataaaaaatagctaaaattaagttaaaaagtgcttaaaataaaccAAAATCAAAAAGTTGTTcaaccccaact
Coding sequences within it:
- the LOC132602630 gene encoding uncharacterized protein LOC132602630, giving the protein MPPKGVLKPFQLLEVNIISAQDLEPVSKKMKTYASAWVHPTRKLTTGVDAEGGNNPTWNDKFVFRVDDEFLRQDTSAVQIDIFSVHWFRDSLVGSVRVLVGNLIPPPTRLQQQHHIGMRFVALQIRRPSGRPQGILNIGVTLLGGTMRSMPLYRQLSMSAVGYRDLMDEDADLPNYNEKNIETQNNNKGDNNNTTTNNNFTALKPILRRTRSERSERVTFDSVSMANSSLVAVPLKKKAVAVEKESSILSISFEPPKHMMKKKGKASSVISGAELREKPKTKDKKGKSGSVLSDSIVSKESSSLINRPKDERPKPKDNNRPKEEKPKLKLIELELGDREKPTNEKKTNGTDSPTTKAVDEKSVTIKPKSLGITGDLPKEKQTTVIGKPMPRNGGFDYGGPKGLGPGHNGKFVFGGPFKAHSMWSDSEVGPSPSEVAAAMAEKKYPLEEEKSSVLDGWSLDESVEGLRSKLERWRTELPPLYDRGMASSSYHSTGRHTRRHTDGGSGLFSCFGNFYGYECQCICGKPKRKSMNPKFQSPSVASRSWV